One Cucurbita pepo subsp. pepo cultivar mu-cu-16 chromosome LG11, ASM280686v2, whole genome shotgun sequence DNA window includes the following coding sequences:
- the LOC111805800 gene encoding uncharacterized protein LOC111805800: MSSLATFQLLLPPFPSSSSSSSTKPTSFLCLLPLPTSPLQRRAHLNRNSQHFHGIPLEHRSKSGRKFGSFRCFSALSPELKTTIDKVVTSEKVVLFMKGSKDFPQCGFSHTVVQILKSLNVPFETINILENELLRQGLKEYSSWPTFPQLYIDGEFFGGCDITVEAYKSGELLEALEKAMCS; encoded by the exons ATGTCGTCTCTTGCCACATTTCAACTACTACTGCCCCCAtttccctcctcctcctcctcttcgtCTACCAAACCAACctcttttctttgtcttctccCCCTCCCCACTTCGCCTCTACAGCGCCGCGCCCACCTTAATCGGAATTCGCAACATTTCCATGGAATTCCACTCGAACACAGATCGAAATCTGGGCGGAAGTTCGGATCCTTCCGCTGCTTCTCGg CATTATCTCCCGAGCTGAAAACAACAATCGACAAAGTCGTTACGTCGGAGAAAGTCGTTCTGTTTATGAAGGGATCAAAAGACTTCCCACAATGTGGATTCTCTCATACAGTAGTACAAATATTGAAGTCTTTAAATGTGCCCTTCGAGACTATAAACATTCTAGAGAACGAACTATTAAGACAAGGACTGAAGGAGTATTCAAGCTGGCCAACCTTTCCTCAGCTGTATATCGATGGAGAGTTCTTTGGTGGTTGTGACATAACAGTTG AAGCATACAAAAGTGGAGAATTGCTAGAAGCGTTGGAGAAGGCCATGTGTTCTTGA